Within Psychrobacter sp. AH5, the genomic segment CCACTGCCTAATGATAATATTAGCATTCGTATTTTGAGCCAAAACGCTATCGACTGCGCCGCTTACCGCTTAACCAGTCAAGGAAAAGTACGTGGTGATGGTGATATGATTTTTTATGGTCAGACACGTAGCGATGATGGTAGCGTCAGCTTTCGCGGGCATGATAGCGATGGGTTTTTTGATATTAATTTGCCAGCGCAGGCAGGGGAGATTGAGAAAATAGCGCTAGCATTCTCAAGCGAGCAGACCCTTGCGCAGCTTGGCGATGTCGATATTCAAGTCATGCAAGGCAGTCAAGTACTTATTAGCTGTCAGCTTAGTAGCGCCGGACGTAGTGAGAAGGCTATCATTCTGGCAGAGTGCTATCGTCGGCAGGGCAGCTGGAAGTTTAGATTTATTGCCCAAGGTTTTGAGGGCGGGCTTAAGCCGCTATCTGAGCACTTTGGTGTTGAGATTAGCGATGATACGCCAGCTCAAAATCAGTCAGCAAGCATCAACACGCAAAAGCCCATCAATACGCAAAAGGCTAGCAGTACGAATCAAAGCAGCGCTACTCAAAGTAGTCCGCCGCCAATTCCAGCTAGTCTCTCGGTCAATCTTAGTAAGATTACTTTAACCAAAAACCAATCCACTATTAATCTGACCAAGCGCGATGACTTTGGCAAAATATCAGTCAATCTAAACTGGAATCAGCGGCCTAATGTCGATAAAGCCGCGCCCAAAAAAGGACTGCTTGGTGACTTATTTAAGCAGCGTGGTTCAGGCGGTATTGATCTTGATGTGGGAGCCATGGTACATCTAAAAAACGGCGAGAAAACGCTGATTCAAGCGCTAGGTAATCGCTTTGGTAGTTTAAACTCATCGCCTTTTGTATTGCTGCGCGCTGATGATAGAACAGGGCAGGTGAGCGATGGCGAATGGCTTGATATCAACGGGCAGCAG encodes:
- a CDS encoding TerD family protein, with the translated sequence MSQTSPQKLVAGANAPLPNDNISIRILSQNAIDCAAYRLTSQGKVRGDGDMIFYGQTRSDDGSVSFRGHDSDGFFDINLPAQAGEIEKIALAFSSEQTLAQLGDVDIQVMQGSQVLISCQLSSAGRSEKAIILAECYRRQGSWKFRFIAQGFEGGLKPLSEHFGVEISDDTPAQNQSASINTQKPINTQKASSTNQSSATQSSPPPIPASLSVNLSKITLTKNQSTINLTKRDDFGKISVNLNWNQRPNVDKAAPKKGLLGDLFKQRGSGGIDLDVGAMVHLKNGEKTLIQALGNRFGSLNSSPFVLLRADDRTGQVSDGEWLDINGQQWSQIQEVFIFAFIYEGVPNWAQTDGVVTIHVPGQPPIETRLTEGAGNAPMCAIARLVNQQGSINVERINQYFNGHKEMDNAFNWGFSWKRGSK